In Gossypium arboreum isolate Shixiya-1 chromosome 6, ASM2569848v2, whole genome shotgun sequence, the following are encoded in one genomic region:
- the LOC108486638 gene encoding LOW QUALITY PROTEIN: ABC transporter G family member 32 (The sequence of the model RefSeq protein was modified relative to this genomic sequence to represent the inferred CDS: inserted 2 bases in 2 codons), with the protein MWNSAENVFSRSASFREEEDDEEALRWAALERLPTYSRVRRGIFKDIVGDSKEVDVSELESTDQRLLLERLVNSVDDDPERFFDRMRKRFDAVDLEFPKIEVRFQNLTVESFVHVGSRALPTIPNFIFNMAEAFLRRLRIYQGRRSKLTILDGCSGIIRPSRLTLLLGPPSSGKTTFLLALAGRLGSHLQMLGKISYNGHGLKEFVPPRTSAYVSQQDWHVAEMTVRETLEFAGRCQGVGVKYDMLLELARREKNAGIKPDEDLDIFMKSLALGGKETSLVVEYIMKILGLDICSDTLVGDEMLKGISGGQKKRLTTGELLVGPARVLFMDEISNGLDSSTTYQIIKYMRHSTGALDGTTVISLLQPAPETYELFDDVILLCEGQILYQGPRDAALDFFAFMGFRCPERKNVADFLQEVLSKKDQEQYWSLPFNPYRYXPPGKFAEAFRSYQIGKNLHEELSIPFDSRYNHPLALSTSRYGVKKSELLKISFDWQMLLMKRNSFIYIFKFIQLFIVALITMSVFMRTALHHNTIDDGGLYLGALYFSMVIILFNGFTEVSMLVAKLPVLYKHRDLHFYPSWAYTLPSWLLSIPTSLYESGFWVAISYYVIGYDPDITRFLRQFLLYFCLHQMSIALFRVIGSLGRNMIVANTFGSFAMLVVMALGGYIISRDRIPSWWIWGYWVSPLMYAQNAASVNEFLGNSWHKRAGNYTNFSLGEALLRARSYFPESYWYWIGVGALLGYTVLLNLLFTFFLANLNPLGKQQAVFSKEELQERDRRRKGENVVTELRHYLQNSGSFNGKYFKQRGMVLPFQPLSMSFSNINYFVDIPVELKQQGITEDRLQLLVNVTGAFRPGVLTALVGVSGAGKTTLMDVLAGXKTGGLIEGSIHISGFPKRQETFARISGYCEQNDIHSPCLTVLESLLFSAWLRLPSDVGLETQRAFVEEVMELVELTPLSGALIGLPGVDGLSTEQRKRLTIAVELVANPSIVFMDEPTSGLDARSAAIVMRTVRNIVNTGRTIVCTIHQPSIDIFESFDELLFMKRGGELIYAGPLGPKSCELIKYFEAVEGVPKIRPGYNPAAWMLEVTSTAEENRLDVDFAEIYRRSNLFQRNRELVENLSKPSGNSKELNFPSKYSQSFFEQFLTCLWKQNLSYWRNPQYTAVKFFYTVVISLMLGTICWKFGSKRESQQDLFNAMGSMYAAVLFIGITNATAVQPVVSIERFVSYRERAAGMYSGLAFAFAQVAIELPYVFAQSVIYCSIFYSMASFEWTALKFIWYTYFMYSTLLYFTFYGMMTTAVTPNHNVAAIIAAPFYMLWNLFCGFMIPHKRIPIWWRWYYWANPIAWSLYGLVISQYGDDDKLVALSNGVDSMPTRVLLKEVFGYRHDFLCVTAVMVGFFVIFFAVIFGFAIKAFNFQRR; encoded by the exons ATGTGGAACTCGGCGGAGAACGTGTTCTCCAGGTCGGCTTCGTTCAGGGAGGAGGAGGATGATGAGGAGGCGCTAAGATGGGCGGCGCTGGAGAGGCTGCCGACGTACTCGAGAGTTCGAAGGGGAATATTCAAGGACATAGTTGGTGACTCCAAAGAAGTGGATGTTAGCGAGCTGGAGTCTACCGACCAAAGGCTTTTGCTCGAACGCCTCGTTAACTCTGTTGATGACGATCCTGAACGCTTTTTTGATCGTATGAGGAAACGATTCGACGC AGTGGATTtggaattcccgaaaattgaggtTCGGTTTCAGAATCTAACTGTTGAATCTTTTGTCCATGTTGGGAGCAGAGCATTACCAACCATTcccaattttatttttaacatggCTGAG GCATTTTTGAGACGGTTGCGTATATATCAAGGAAGGAGAAGCAAGTTGACTATATTAGATGGATGTAGTGGGATTATAAGGCCTTCACG ATTAACGTTATTATTGGGCCCTCCAAGCTCTGGAAAGACGACGTTTTTGTTGGCCTTGGCTGGACGCCTTGGATCTCATTTGCAG ATGTTGGGGAAAATTTCGTATAATGGACATGGACTAAAGGAATTTGTTCCTCCGAGGACATCTGCTTATGTCAGTCAACAGGACTGGCATGTAGCTGAAATGACTGTGAGGGAAACCCTTGAATTTGCAGGAAGGTGTCAAGGTGTTGGAGTTAAGTATG ATATGCTTTTGGAGCTTGCAAGAAGGGAAAAGAATGCTGGGATAAAACCCGATGAAGATCTCGATATCTTTATGAAG TCACTAGCTTTGGGGGGGAAAGAGACGAGCCTCGTGGTAGAATACATCATGAAG ATTTTGGGGTTGGACATATGTTCTGACACGTTGGTGGGAGATGAAATGCTTAAAGGTATTTCAGGGGGGCAGAAAAAGCGGCTTACAACAG GTGAATTATTAGTTGGCCCAGCTAGAGTGTTGTTCATGGATGAAATATCAAATGGGCTTGATAGTTCTACTACTTaccaaattattaaatatatgagACACTCTACTGGTGCACTGGATGGGACCACTGTAATTTCTCTGCTTCAGCCTGCTCCGGAAACTTATGAGTTGTTTGATGATGTTATACTTTTATGTGAGGGCCAGATTTTATACCAAGGTCCTCGTGATGCAGCCCTTGATTTCTTTGCTTTTATGGGATTTAGATGTCCAGAAAGAAAGAATGTGGCAGACTTCTTGCAAGAG GTTTTGTCGAAAAAGGATCAAGAGCAGTATTGGTCTCTTCCTTTCAATCCTTATCGTT ATCCTCCAGGAAAATTTGCCGAGGCTTTCCGATCCTATCAAATTGGGAAGAATTTGCATGAGGAACTAAGCATTCCATTTGATAGTCGCTATAACCATCCTTTAGCACTTTCAACTTCTCGCTATGGCGTGAAGAAGAGTGAACTTCTAAAGATCAGCTTTGACTGGCAAATGCTACTGATGAAACGGAATTCATTTAtctatattttcaaatttattcAG CTTTTTATTGTTGCCTTAATTACTATGAGCGTTTTTATGCGGACGGCACTGCACCATAATACAATTGATGATGGAGGATTGTATCTAGGGGCACTATACTTTTCCATGGTTATTATTCTTTTTAATGGATTTACGGAGGTTTCAATGTTGGTGGCCAAACTTCCTGTTCTTTACAAGCATAGGGATTTGCATTTCTATCCAAGCTGGGCTTATACGCTACCTTCTTGGCTGCTAAGTATTCCAACTTCTCTCTATGAGTCTGGTTTTTGGGTGGCAATTTCATACTATGTGATTGGTTATGATCCTGATATCACCAG ATTTCTTCGGCAGTTCTTGTTGTATTTCTGTCTGCACCAGATGTCTATAGCTCTTTTCCGTGTAATAGGATCCTTGGGAAGAAATATGATAGTTGCCAACACTTTTGGGTCTTTTGCTATGTTGGTGGTCATGGCTCTAGGAGGCTATATTATTTCAAGAG ATCGTATACCTAGCTGGTGGATCTGGGGTTATTGGGTTTCTCCTTTGATGTATGCTCAAAATGCAGCTTCTGTCAATGAATTCCTTGGAAATTCCTGGCATAAG AGAGCTGGAAACTACACTAACTTCTCATTGGGTGAGGCATTATTGAGAGCACGAAGTTATTTTCCAGAGAGCTACTGGTATTGGATAGGCGTTGGTGCTTTGCTGGGATACACAGTTTTGTTGAATCTCCTGTTCACATTCTTTCTTGCTAACCTTAACC CTCTGGGGAAGCAACAGGCTGTTTTCTCCAAGGAAGAACTGCAAGAGAGAGACAGGAGAAGGAAGGGTGAAAATGTTGTTACCGAGCTGAGACATTATTTGCAGAACTCAGGCTCATTTAATG GAAAATATTTCAAGCAGAGAGGCATGGTTCTCCCATTTCAACCACTTTCGATGTCTTTCAGCAATATAAATTACTTTGTAGATATCCCTGTG GAATTGAAGCAACAAGGGATAACGGAAGATAGATTGCAGTTGTTGGTCAATGTTACTGGAGCATTTAGACCGGGTGTGCTTACGGCTTTGGTCGGTGTCAGTGGTGCTGGTAAAACTACACTCATGGATGTTTTAGCTG CGAAAACCGGAGGGCTCATAGAAGGGAGCATACATATATCGGGTTTTCCCAAAAGACAAGAAACTTTTGCAAGAATTTCAGGTTACTGTGAGCAGAATGATATCCATTCTCCCTGTTTGACTGTTCTGGAATCTCTTTTATTCTCTGCTTGGCTTCGGTTACCATCAGATGTTGGCTTGGAGACACAGAGG GCGTTTGTCGAGGAGGTGATGGAACTTGTGGAGCTTACTCCATTAAGTGGGGCATTGATTGGTCTGCCAGGAGTTGATGGCTTATCCACTGAACAACGGAAAAGGCTGACTATTGCTGTTGAACTGGTTGCCAACCCTTCTATAGTCTTCATGGATGAGCCTACGTCAGGATTGGATGCTAGATCTGCTGCCATTGTAATGAGAACTGTCAGAAACATTGTCAATACTGGACGAACAATTGTGTGCACCATCCATCAGCCCAGCATAGACATTTTTGAATCCTTTGATGAG CTTTTATTCATGAAGCGTGGAGGAGAGCTCATATATGCTGGTCCACTTGGCCCCAAGTCTTGCGAACTCATTAAGTATTTTGAG GCAGTTGAAGGAGTGCCAAAGATCAGACCTGGCTATAATCCTGCTGCTTGGATGCTTGAGGTTACTTCAACAGCTGAAGAAAATCGTCTGGATGTGGACTTTGCAGAAATTTATCGTAGATCAAATCTATTTCA GCGCAACAGGGAGTTAGTTGAAAACTTAAGCAAGCCAAGTGGCAACTCGAAAGAACTGAACTTTCCATCCAAGTATTCCCAATCATTTTTTGAACAGTTTTTAACATGTCTTTGGAAGCAAAATCTATCTTATTGGCGAAACCCCCAATATACAGCAGTTAAATTCTTCTACACTGTTGTCATCTCGCTGATGCTTGGAACTATATGCTGGAAATTCGGTTCAAAA AGGGAGAGCCAGCAAGATCTATTCAATGCCATGGGGTCCATGTATGCTGCAGTCCTCTTCATTGGAATCACAAATGCAACCGCCGTTCAACCTGTTGTTTCTATTGAGAGATTTGTTTCATACCGAGAAAGAGCCGCCGGAATGTATTCAGGCCTAGCCTTTGCATTTGCTCAG GTTGCCATTGAGCTCCCATACGTGTTTGCACAATCAGTAATATACTGTTCGATTTTCTACTCCATGGCCTCATTTGAGTGGACTGCTTTGAAATTTATATGGTACACATACTTCATGTACTCAACATTGCTATATTTCACCTTTTACGGAATGATGACGACCGCGGTCACACCAAATCATAACGTGGCTGCTATCATCGCTGCTCCGTTTTATATGCTTTGGAACCTTTTCTGCGGCTTTATGATTCCACACAAG AGAATTCCTATATGGTGGAGATGGTATTACTGGGCAAACCCCATAGCTTGGAGTTTGTATGGCCTCGTGATTTCGCAGTATGGCGATGACGACAAGCTCGTCGCGCTATCGAATGGAGTAGACTCGATGCCTACGCGAGTGTTGCTCAAGGAAGTGTTTGGGTATAGGCATGATTTCTTGTGCGTAACTGCTGTTATGGTAGGGTTTTTTGTCATCTTTTTCGCAGTAATCTTTGGTTTTGCTATAAAAGCCTTCAATTTCCAGAGGAGATGA